One window of Paenibacillus albicereus genomic DNA carries:
- the argH gene encoding argininosuccinate lyase, which yields MSKLWGGRFTKQTDKLVEEYTASITFDKELAEEDVRGSLAHVAMLGQQGILPAEDVATIEGGLKRVLDRIRAGELAYSVSDEDIHMNIEKALIEDIGPVGGKLHTGRSRNDQVATDMHLYLRKRVVELVGLLRDLQEALVGQARENLDTIVPGYTHLQRAQPILFAHHLMAYVSMLGRDIERLQDSYKRIDTLPLGAGALAGTTFPIDRHFVAERLGFGRVYENSLDAVSDRDFILEFLSHASIVMMHLSRLSEELILWSSTEFRFVELDDAFCTGSSIMPQKKNPDVPELVRGKTGRVYGNLVGLLTVLKSLPLAYNKDMQEDKEGMFDTVRTLSGALRLFAPMIATMKVNKGQMREAVNKDFSNATDIADFLVGKGLPFRQAHEVIGKTVLYCIENGKFLLDLTIEEFQQFSELFDESIYDVLQPETVVNARDVYGGTARPQVEAAIGRAETALAETAGWIDRYEALQD from the coding sequence ATGAGCAAGCTGTGGGGCGGAAGATTCACGAAGCAGACCGACAAGCTGGTCGAGGAATACACGGCATCGATCACGTTCGACAAGGAGCTGGCGGAGGAGGACGTGCGCGGCAGCCTGGCGCATGTGGCGATGCTCGGCCAGCAGGGCATCCTGCCGGCGGAGGACGTGGCGACGATCGAGGGCGGGCTGAAGCGCGTGCTCGATCGCATCCGCGCGGGCGAGCTGGCGTACAGCGTGTCCGACGAGGACATCCACATGAATATCGAAAAGGCGCTGATCGAGGACATCGGCCCGGTCGGCGGCAAGCTCCATACGGGACGCAGCCGCAACGACCAGGTCGCGACCGACATGCACCTGTACCTGCGCAAGCGCGTCGTCGAGCTCGTCGGCCTGCTGCGCGACCTGCAGGAGGCGCTCGTCGGCCAGGCGCGGGAGAACCTGGACACGATCGTGCCGGGCTACACCCATCTGCAGCGCGCGCAGCCGATCCTGTTCGCCCATCATCTGATGGCGTACGTGAGCATGCTCGGCCGCGACATCGAGCGGCTGCAGGACAGCTACAAGCGCATCGACACGCTGCCGCTCGGGGCGGGCGCGCTGGCCGGGACGACGTTCCCGATCGACCGCCATTTCGTGGCGGAGCGGCTCGGATTCGGCCGCGTGTACGAGAACAGCCTCGACGCCGTGAGCGACCGCGACTTCATCCTGGAGTTCCTGTCGCATGCCTCCATCGTCATGATGCATCTGTCGCGCCTGTCCGAGGAGCTGATCCTCTGGTCGAGCACGGAGTTCCGCTTCGTGGAGCTCGACGATGCGTTCTGCACGGGCAGCAGCATCATGCCGCAGAAGAAGAACCCGGACGTGCCGGAGCTCGTGCGCGGCAAGACCGGCCGCGTCTACGGCAATCTCGTCGGCCTGCTGACCGTGCTCAAGTCGCTGCCGCTGGCGTACAACAAGGACATGCAGGAGGACAAGGAAGGCATGTTCGACACCGTCAGGACGCTGTCGGGCGCGCTGCGCCTGTTCGCGCCGATGATCGCCACGATGAAGGTGAACAAGGGCCAGATGCGCGAGGCGGTCAACAAGGATTTCTCCAACGCCACCGACATCGCCGACTTCCTCGTCGGCAAAGGCCTGCCGTTCCGCCAGGCGCATGAGGTGATCGGCAAGACGGTGCTGTACTGCATCGAGAACGGCAAGTTCCTGCTCGACCTGACGATCGAGGAGTTCCAGCAGTTCTCGGAGCTGTTCGACGAGTCCATCTACGACGTGCTGCAGCCGGAGACGGTCGTCAATGCGCGCGACGTCTACGGCGGCACCGCCCGTCCGCAAGTGGAGGCGGCCATCGGCCGCGCCGAGACGGCGCTGGCGGAGACGGCCGGCTGGATCGATCGCTACGAGGCGCTGCAGGACTAG
- a CDS encoding S-layer homology domain-containing protein, which translates to MNRIESFKRLASTTAAAAVLAAGMPVSPAAAAPPPFRDIASSYARAEIESLAATGIVSGYGDRIFAPSKPVTRAEFAAILARSAGLDPAPEAVSFKDIPADAWYKGSVGALVQAGLAKGTSPAAFSPAAALTREEMAVLFARALGLEQSPAAASDPGISDWADSAEWSRAPLSAAFRAGFLQGTSSNAGKPSFRPKAPAERQAVARLAYEFIHHGAQYREKLAAGPSEAPAAQPTASPSTAPAATPSPASATPAGSSPTSSPDASPVPTATPTATPDPLDRLNQGGTVEGGLTLSQSGTFGPAAGLATVDGTLTVDPGPAGEVKLRNIRAEEIIIASGASRSIELEGIESARPLLVQASRQADPVRLAFSGRIDIPQMVLYSGAIVDNASESLGPISIQAVAPSQSVSLRGTFPKPIVNQVHGARIEIASGTKAAALQLDRPATLQVQADDLPAVNVQSASSLNDLYSLLQDNAFLQKLYGYTGASFRNFQREYGRLEDKSVYTDDLASLAASTNGYLTLYYMSGGWQYPHWEELRDLVLNAIEPVLEASRIAQADIDRLRPGYADGDDERAVRHDLRLAQSGSGGSSVQWSSSRPDLVSADGSVSRTGKDELVQLRASAAWKGIVKTREFTIKLKAKAPGNGLASLLVTGESMADPGQVRLQSLAAAFASPLERVLPEARQLVYDGLVYDIRLLDEAGTELSGWSLLPAADGSSSLIFAADRSGLARTRSGPLTLEIARPGALLSRISFAAGSAVGPLRPEDPDSVHAGTDGRDFRLSWSEPSSGGMSGQLYLLPAGEPFADAVQPIALISPYLPDVWNGSQPDADSSQRKLREGSYRFYARTDAGPGISYIESAIFAPHGEEPSAMPQAGSIRTFHQPDSILLEAVGVPTGATVRIYDSPLDGGRLLGEAVAAEDTIAIGDVETVSSFLYVTFTEPGKSESSRAAVALLPLPTPPDAAKLRVLNRAGGPDAIRIDEAPPGLTVEVYGSPGDAVPLAEVASAGEEPAPLSLQLSADLDAGARAYVRYRIEKPQAVAWSGFAELVAGPGMTGLTAYGAEPGETSRLFTGTGLYPLHARLSYDDGSAVDLSGGAAWSSSDEQVIGVTAEGVLVPRASGAAIITASYEGYVAEFRAQVDLERNPALPQSLYASTSGRLDSDGRLQGVQSEQAYEDHSASSPFRMREASYLCVDYRDAVLHADLFGTTAIRLNGSVLEGAYAVSRDFRYLIVYLPDSAVAGVLEISGMRSSSGTPLSPVAVYLAAP; encoded by the coding sequence ATGAATCGCATCGAATCATTCAAACGCCTGGCTAGCACGACGGCCGCGGCGGCCGTCCTGGCGGCCGGAATGCCAGTTTCTCCGGCTGCTGCTGCCCCGCCGCCTTTCCGCGACATCGCCAGCTCGTACGCCCGGGCCGAGATCGAATCGCTAGCGGCGACCGGCATCGTCTCCGGTTATGGAGACCGCATCTTCGCCCCCAGCAAGCCTGTGACGAGGGCGGAATTCGCTGCGATCCTCGCCCGCTCGGCCGGGCTAGATCCTGCTCCTGAGGCGGTCTCCTTCAAGGACATTCCTGCGGACGCTTGGTACAAGGGAAGCGTCGGCGCCCTCGTGCAGGCAGGGCTGGCCAAAGGCACTTCGCCGGCTGCCTTCTCGCCTGCGGCTGCACTCACCCGGGAAGAGATGGCCGTGCTCTTCGCCCGCGCGCTCGGACTGGAGCAGTCGCCGGCCGCCGCCTCCGATCCCGGGATTTCCGACTGGGCGGACAGCGCGGAATGGAGCCGGGCCCCCTTATCCGCGGCTTTCCGAGCCGGATTCCTGCAAGGAACGTCTTCTAATGCCGGCAAGCCGAGTTTCCGGCCTAAAGCACCCGCCGAAAGACAAGCCGTCGCACGCCTTGCGTATGAGTTCATCCATCACGGCGCCCAGTACCGGGAGAAGCTCGCAGCAGGTCCGTCGGAAGCGCCGGCCGCGCAGCCGACGGCATCGCCATCCACGGCGCCGGCCGCGACGCCTTCGCCAGCTTCAGCTACGCCCGCAGGCTCTTCGCCGACCAGCAGTCCGGACGCATCTCCCGTCCCTACCGCTACTCCGACCGCTACGCCGGATCCGCTCGACCGGCTCAATCAAGGAGGCACGGTCGAGGGCGGGCTGACTCTCTCGCAGAGCGGAACCTTCGGGCCAGCGGCGGGGCTCGCGACCGTGGACGGAACGCTTACGGTCGATCCCGGGCCCGCTGGCGAGGTGAAGCTGCGCAACATCCGCGCGGAGGAGATCATCATCGCCTCCGGAGCCTCCCGCTCCATCGAGCTGGAGGGAATCGAGTCGGCGCGACCGCTGCTCGTGCAGGCAAGCCGCCAGGCCGATCCGGTCCGTCTTGCATTCAGCGGGCGGATCGACATTCCACAAATGGTGCTCTATTCAGGAGCGATTGTCGACAACGCCTCGGAGAGCCTCGGCCCCATCTCCATTCAAGCCGTCGCTCCCTCGCAAAGCGTCTCGTTGCGGGGAACGTTTCCGAAGCCGATCGTGAACCAAGTCCACGGAGCCCGAATCGAAATCGCATCGGGAACGAAAGCGGCAGCCCTGCAGCTCGATCGTCCGGCGACGCTGCAGGTTCAAGCGGACGATCTTCCAGCCGTCAACGTCCAGTCCGCAAGCAGCCTGAACGATCTGTACTCGCTGCTCCAGGACAATGCGTTCCTGCAGAAGCTGTACGGCTACACCGGGGCTTCCTTCCGGAATTTCCAGAGAGAGTACGGCAGGCTCGAGGACAAATCCGTTTATACGGACGATCTGGCGAGCCTTGCTGCCAGCACGAACGGCTACCTGACCCTTTACTACATGTCCGGAGGCTGGCAGTACCCACATTGGGAAGAGCTGCGGGATCTCGTGCTGAACGCCATCGAGCCGGTGCTTGAAGCGAGCCGGATCGCGCAGGCGGACATCGACCGGCTTCGTCCCGGCTATGCCGACGGGGACGACGAGCGTGCCGTCCGCCATGATTTGCGCCTCGCCCAGAGCGGGTCGGGAGGCAGCTCCGTGCAGTGGAGCTCCAGCCGGCCAGACCTCGTGAGCGCGGATGGGAGCGTGAGCCGCACCGGCAAGGACGAGCTCGTCCAGCTCCGAGCCTCCGCGGCATGGAAGGGCATCGTCAAGACGCGCGAATTCACGATCAAACTCAAGGCCAAGGCTCCCGGCAACGGCCTCGCCTCTCTCCTCGTGACAGGCGAATCAATGGCCGATCCAGGCCAGGTGAGGCTGCAATCCCTTGCCGCCGCCTTCGCCTCTCCGCTGGAGCGCGTGCTGCCTGAGGCCCGGCAGCTCGTCTATGACGGGCTGGTCTACGATATCCGGCTGCTGGACGAGGCCGGCACCGAGCTCAGCGGCTGGTCGCTCCTGCCTGCCGCAGACGGCAGCTCCTCGCTCATCTTCGCTGCGGACAGAAGCGGCCTGGCTCGTACGCGCTCCGGCCCGCTCACGCTGGAGATTGCCAGACCCGGCGCGCTGCTGTCGCGGATTTCATTTGCAGCCGGCTCCGCCGTTGGGCCGCTGCGGCCGGAAGACCCCGACTCCGTCCATGCCGGGACGGACGGGCGCGACTTCCGACTGAGCTGGTCAGAGCCTAGCTCCGGCGGCATGTCGGGCCAGCTGTATCTGCTTCCCGCTGGCGAGCCGTTCGCCGATGCCGTCCAACCGATCGCCCTCATCAGTCCTTATCTCCCTGATGTCTGGAACGGCTCGCAGCCGGATGCGGACAGCAGCCAGCGCAAGCTCCGAGAGGGCAGCTACCGCTTCTACGCCCGCACGGATGCCGGACCCGGCATCTCGTATATCGAGTCAGCGATATTTGCTCCTCATGGGGAAGAGCCTAGCGCCATGCCGCAAGCGGGATCGATCCGGACGTTCCATCAGCCGGATTCCATCCTGCTGGAGGCGGTCGGCGTGCCGACAGGCGCGACCGTGCGCATCTATGACTCTCCGCTGGACGGGGGGCGGCTGCTCGGCGAAGCAGTCGCTGCCGAGGACACGATCGCGATTGGCGACGTGGAGACGGTTTCGAGTTTCCTCTACGTCACGTTCACGGAGCCGGGCAAGTCGGAAAGCTCCCGCGCCGCCGTCGCGTTGCTGCCGCTCCCGACGCCGCCGGATGCCGCTAAGCTGCGGGTGCTGAACCGTGCGGGTGGCCCCGACGCCATCCGGATCGATGAAGCGCCGCCCGGCTTGACAGTCGAAGTCTACGGTTCTCCGGGAGATGCCGTCCCGCTGGCCGAGGTGGCCTCTGCCGGCGAAGAACCCGCTCCGTTGTCGCTGCAGCTAAGCGCCGATCTAGATGCAGGGGCCAGAGCGTACGTCCGCTATCGGATCGAGAAGCCGCAGGCCGTCGCCTGGAGCGGCTTCGCCGAGCTCGTCGCCGGCCCGGGCATGACAGGCCTGACCGCATACGGGGCAGAGCCCGGCGAGACGTCGCGGCTGTTCACCGGCACTGGCCTGTATCCGCTCCATGCTCGTCTCAGCTACGACGACGGCAGCGCCGTCGATCTGTCCGGCGGAGCCGCCTGGTCCTCGTCCGACGAGCAGGTGATCGGCGTCACCGCCGAAGGCGTGCTCGTGCCGAGGGCAAGCGGCGCCGCCATCATCACGGCTTCCTACGAAGGGTATGTCGCCGAATTCCGCGCGCAGGTCGACCTCGAACGGAATCCGGCCTTGCCGCAGTCGCTCTATGCGAGCACGAGCGGACGGCTGGACAGCGACGGACGGCTGCAGGGGGTCCAGAGCGAGCAGGCGTACGAGGACCACTCCGCCTCTTCCCCGTTCCGGATGCGGGAGGCTTCCTACCTCTGCGTGGATTACCGGGATGCGGTCCTGCATGCCGACCTGTTCGGCACGACCGCGATCCGGCTGAACGGCAGCGTGCTCGAAGGGGCGTATGCCGTGTCGAGGGACTTCCGTTATCTGATCGTCTATCTGCCCGATTCGGCCGTGGCCGGCGTGCTCGAGATCAGCGGCATGCGCAGCAGCTCCGGAACGCCTCTCTCTCCTGTCGCCGTCTACCTGGCTGCCCCTTGA
- a CDS encoding acetylornithine transaminase: MSGEALFPTYARYPLALVKGEGSWLWDDQGNKYLDFMSGLAVTNLGHAPQAIKDALIAQLDQVWHVSNLFRIPVQEEAAELLVQHTGADAVFFCNSGAEANEGAIKLARRYFQKVKGEHRYEIITFTQSFHGRTLATLTATGQDKVKEGFLPLPEGFVTVPMHDLDAVRAAITDRTAAVMLELVQAEGGVLPAKPEFVHDLAKLCRDAGILLILDEVQTGMGRTGKLFAQEHYGIQPDIFTAAKGLGSGFPVGAVLAKEFLREAFSPGSHATTFGGTPIASAVVKATVQEIAGNRVYDRAAGAASYLTGQLREKLAGNPWVKQIRGLGLLIGIECAGPVADVIATMRERGLLVVPAGPNVVRLLPNLLVSHAEIDQAVGIIAAVLKEKTVTAPQ, translated from the coding sequence ATGAGCGGAGAAGCGTTATTCCCGACGTATGCGAGATACCCGCTGGCGCTCGTCAAGGGCGAGGGCAGCTGGCTGTGGGACGATCAGGGCAACAAGTACCTGGACTTCATGAGCGGACTGGCGGTCACGAACCTCGGCCACGCGCCGCAGGCGATCAAGGATGCGCTGATCGCGCAGCTGGATCAGGTGTGGCATGTGTCCAACCTGTTCCGCATCCCGGTCCAGGAGGAAGCGGCCGAGCTGCTCGTGCAGCATACCGGCGCGGACGCCGTCTTCTTCTGCAACTCCGGCGCGGAAGCCAACGAGGGCGCGATCAAGCTCGCCCGCCGCTACTTCCAGAAGGTCAAGGGAGAGCATCGCTACGAGATCATCACGTTCACGCAGTCGTTCCACGGCCGCACGCTGGCGACGCTGACGGCGACCGGGCAGGACAAGGTCAAGGAAGGCTTCCTGCCGCTGCCGGAAGGCTTCGTCACCGTGCCGATGCACGACCTGGACGCCGTCCGGGCAGCGATCACCGACCGCACGGCGGCCGTCATGCTGGAGCTCGTGCAGGCGGAGGGCGGCGTGCTGCCGGCCAAGCCGGAGTTCGTGCATGACCTCGCCAAGCTGTGCCGCGACGCCGGCATCCTGCTCATCCTCGACGAGGTGCAGACCGGCATGGGACGCACCGGCAAGCTGTTCGCCCAGGAGCATTACGGCATCCAGCCCGACATCTTCACCGCGGCCAAAGGACTCGGCAGCGGCTTCCCCGTCGGCGCCGTGCTCGCCAAGGAGTTCCTGCGCGAGGCGTTCTCGCCGGGCTCGCACGCGACGACGTTCGGCGGCACGCCGATCGCCTCGGCGGTCGTCAAGGCGACCGTGCAGGAGATCGCCGGCAACCGCGTCTACGACCGCGCCGCCGGCGCGGCCAGCTACCTGACGGGCCAGCTGCGCGAGAAGCTCGCCGGCAACCCGTGGGTCAAGCAGATTCGCGGCCTCGGCCTGCTGATCGGCATCGAATGCGCCGGACCGGTAGCCGACGTCATCGCCACGATGCGCGAGCGCGGCCTGCTCGTCGTGCCGGCGGGGCCGAACGTCGTGCGCCTGCTGCCGAATCTGCTCGTCAGCCACGCCGAGATCGACCAGGCGGTCGGCATCATCGCCGCCGTCCTCAAGGAAAAGACCGTTACGGCTCCCCAGTAG
- the argJ gene encoding bifunctional ornithine acetyltransferase/N-acetylglutamate synthase: MAHEQAAAQAGDQAAAGLAAAEAASAASASSASSAQGHPAAAFTVVEDGSVTTPAGFRAGGLHCGLKKTDRHDLGAILCEVPAAAAAVYTTNKVQAAPLQATRESLAAGGRLRAMLVNSGNANACTGKQGLADAYEMRAAFAAAAGVPLEQVAVASTGVIGEALKMDRVRSGIAQLPARLKAGAEGADDFCQAILTTDLVKKSVCVSLQAGGRTVHVAGAAKGSGMIHPNMATMLGFVTTDAPVGSEALHALLRRATDRTFNMITVDGDTSTNDMLVAMASGLAGGEELTPAHPDWSAFASAVIYVCEVLAKAIARDGEGATKLIEVRVSGAESDASAAAIAKTIVGSSLVKSAVFGTDANWGRIIAAAGRAGEPLDPDTVDIALGPILTLRDSQPVAFDEDAALAYLKGDTVEIIVDLKLGGGQATAWGCDLTYDYVRINAAYRT; the protein is encoded by the coding sequence ATGGCACACGAACAAGCAGCAGCTCAAGCGGGAGATCAGGCGGCAGCCGGTCTCGCCGCGGCAGAAGCGGCATCCGCAGCATCGGCATCATCCGCATCATCCGCACAGGGACATCCGGCAGCCGCCTTCACGGTCGTGGAGGACGGCTCCGTGACGACGCCGGCGGGGTTCCGTGCGGGGGGCCTCCACTGCGGGCTCAAAAAGACCGACCGCCACGACCTGGGGGCCATCCTCTGCGAGGTGCCTGCGGCGGCGGCGGCCGTGTATACGACGAATAAAGTCCAGGCCGCGCCGCTCCAGGCGACGCGCGAGAGCCTGGCGGCCGGCGGCCGGCTGAGGGCGATGCTCGTCAACAGCGGCAACGCCAACGCCTGCACCGGCAAGCAGGGCCTGGCGGACGCATACGAGATGCGCGCCGCCTTCGCGGCAGCGGCGGGCGTGCCGCTGGAGCAGGTGGCCGTCGCCTCGACCGGCGTCATCGGCGAGGCGCTCAAGATGGACCGCGTCCGCTCCGGCATCGCGCAGCTGCCTGCCCGGCTCAAGGCGGGGGCGGAGGGCGCGGACGACTTCTGCCAGGCGATCCTGACGACCGATCTCGTCAAGAAGTCGGTCTGCGTCTCCCTGCAGGCCGGCGGCCGGACCGTGCATGTCGCGGGAGCGGCCAAAGGCTCCGGCATGATCCACCCGAACATGGCGACGATGCTCGGCTTCGTCACGACGGACGCGCCCGTAGGCAGCGAGGCGCTGCACGCGCTGCTGCGCCGGGCGACGGACCGCACGTTCAACATGATTACCGTCGACGGCGACACGAGCACCAACGACATGCTCGTCGCGATGGCGAGCGGCCTCGCGGGCGGCGAGGAGCTGACGCCGGCGCATCCGGACTGGAGCGCGTTCGCCTCGGCGGTGATCTACGTCTGCGAGGTGCTTGCCAAAGCGATCGCCCGCGACGGAGAAGGGGCGACGAAGCTGATCGAGGTGCGCGTCAGCGGCGCCGAGAGCGACGCTTCGGCGGCCGCGATCGCCAAGACGATCGTCGGCTCCTCGCTCGTCAAGTCGGCCGTGTTCGGCACCGACGCCAACTGGGGCCGCATCATCGCGGCGGCGGGCCGCGCGGGCGAGCCGCTCGATCCGGACACGGTCGACATCGCACTCGGACCGATCCTGACGCTGCGGGACTCGCAGCCGGTCGCGTTCGACGAGGACGCGGCGCTGGCGTACCTCAAGGGCGACACGGTCGAGATCATCGTCGACCTCAAGCTCGGCGGCGGCCAAGCGACCGCCTGGGGCTGCGACCTGACGTACGACTACGTCCGCATCAACGCGGCGTACCGGACGTGA
- a CDS encoding argininosuccinate synthase, whose product MAKPKIVLAYSGGLDTSVILKWLKETYDAEIIAFTADIGQKEELDGLEEKALATGASKVYIDDLREEFAKDFIYPMFQSGALYEGQYLLGTSIARPLIAKRMVDIARAEGATAIAHGATGKGNDQVRFELTAAALAPDIEVIAPWRSEAFRAEFPGRAEMIAYAEKHGIPVQASASKPYSMDRNLLHISFESGMLEDPWFDPSAEENEGMYMLSVSPERAPDRAEYVELTFEQGDCVAVNGETLSPLAVMEKLNELGGKHGIGRVDMVENRFVGMKSRGVYETPGGTILFAAHRKMESLTMDRDVMHLRDSLIAKYATLVYNGFWFAPERLALQALVSESQKNVSGVVRLKLYKGNVIGAGVKSPVSLYNPDIATMEADPSQAYDQGDATGFIRLNALRLKVSSGVEQSRKG is encoded by the coding sequence ATGGCCAAGCCAAAAATCGTGCTCGCCTACTCGGGCGGCCTGGATACATCCGTCATTCTGAAATGGCTCAAGGAGACGTACGACGCCGAGATCATCGCCTTCACCGCCGACATCGGCCAGAAGGAGGAGCTCGACGGCCTCGAGGAGAAAGCGCTGGCGACCGGCGCCTCCAAGGTGTACATCGACGACCTGCGCGAGGAGTTCGCCAAGGACTTCATCTACCCGATGTTCCAGTCGGGCGCCCTGTACGAGGGCCAGTACCTGCTCGGCACGTCGATCGCGCGTCCGCTCATCGCGAAGCGCATGGTGGACATCGCCCGCGCCGAGGGCGCGACCGCGATCGCGCACGGAGCGACCGGCAAGGGCAACGACCAGGTGCGCTTCGAGCTGACGGCCGCCGCGCTGGCGCCGGACATCGAGGTCATCGCGCCGTGGCGCAGCGAGGCCTTCCGCGCCGAGTTCCCGGGCCGCGCCGAGATGATCGCCTACGCGGAGAAGCACGGCATCCCGGTGCAGGCGTCCGCGTCCAAGCCGTACTCGATGGACCGCAACCTGCTGCACATCAGCTTCGAGAGCGGCATGCTGGAGGACCCGTGGTTCGATCCGAGCGCCGAGGAGAACGAGGGCATGTACATGCTGAGCGTCTCGCCGGAGCGCGCGCCGGATCGGGCCGAGTACGTCGAGCTGACGTTCGAGCAGGGCGACTGCGTCGCCGTGAACGGCGAGACGCTGAGCCCGCTCGCGGTCATGGAGAAGCTCAACGAGCTCGGCGGCAAGCATGGCATCGGCCGCGTCGACATGGTCGAGAACCGCTTCGTCGGCATGAAGAGCCGCGGCGTGTACGAGACGCCGGGCGGCACGATCCTGTTCGCCGCGCATCGCAAGATGGAGTCGCTGACGATGGATCGGGACGTCATGCATCTGCGCGACTCGCTCATCGCCAAGTATGCGACGCTCGTGTACAACGGCTTCTGGTTCGCGCCGGAGCGCCTTGCGCTGCAAGCTCTCGTGAGCGAAAGCCAGAAGAACGTCAGCGGCGTCGTGCGGCTCAAGCTGTACAAGGGCAACGTCATCGGCGCCGGCGTGAAAAGCCCGGTCAGCCTGTACAATCCCGACATCGCCACGATGGAGGCCGATCCTTCGCAGGCGTACGACCAGGGCGACGCGACCGGCTTCATCCGGCTGAACGCTCTGCGCCTGAAGGTATCCTCCGGCGTCGAGCAGAGCCGCAAAGGATAG
- the argF gene encoding ornithine carbamoyltransferase, which yields MSVPQSSLLTGTAGEELAASLKGRDFLALADYTPQELRYLIDLAIELKRRQKSGETYHPLKGKTLGMIFEKASTRTRVSFEVGMYQLGGHALFLSGNDLQIGRGEPVSDTAQVLSRYLDGIMIRTFAHRTVIELARSATVPVINGLTDSEHPCQVMADYQTALEHKGRLEGLKVAYIGDGNNMAHSLLMGAAKLGMHMSVATPDGYEPDAGIVAQTRKVAADTGSIIHVCRDPREAIEQADIVYTDVWASMGFEAEQAERERAFAAYQVNEELVKSAKPDYLFMHCLPAHRGEEVSEGVIDGKHSIVFDEAENRLHAQKAILAALL from the coding sequence ATGAGCGTACCGCAATCCTCCCTCCTGACAGGAACGGCCGGCGAGGAGCTGGCCGCCAGCCTCAAGGGGCGCGACTTCCTCGCGCTCGCCGACTATACGCCGCAGGAGCTCCGCTACCTGATCGACCTGGCGATCGAGCTCAAGCGCCGCCAGAAAAGCGGCGAGACATACCACCCGCTGAAGGGCAAGACGCTCGGCATGATTTTCGAGAAGGCGTCTACCCGCACGCGCGTCAGCTTCGAGGTGGGCATGTACCAGCTCGGCGGCCATGCGCTGTTCCTGAGCGGCAACGACCTGCAGATCGGGCGCGGCGAGCCGGTGTCCGATACGGCGCAGGTGCTGTCCCGCTACCTCGACGGCATCATGATCCGCACGTTCGCCCACCGCACCGTCATCGAGCTGGCGCGGAGCGCTACAGTCCCGGTCATCAACGGCCTGACCGACTCCGAGCATCCGTGCCAGGTGATGGCCGACTACCAGACGGCGCTGGAGCACAAGGGACGGCTCGAGGGGCTCAAGGTCGCCTACATCGGCGACGGCAACAACATGGCGCACTCGCTGCTCATGGGCGCGGCCAAGCTCGGCATGCACATGAGCGTGGCGACGCCGGACGGCTACGAGCCGGATGCCGGCATCGTCGCCCAGACGCGCAAGGTCGCCGCCGATACGGGCTCGATCATCCACGTCTGCCGCGATCCGCGCGAGGCGATCGAGCAGGCGGACATCGTCTACACCGACGTGTGGGCGAGCATGGGCTTCGAGGCCGAGCAGGCGGAGCGGGAAAGGGCGTTCGCGGCCTACCAGGTCAACGAGGAGCTCGTGAAGTCCGCGAAGCCGGACTACCTGTTCATGCACTGCCTGCCGGCCCATCGCGGCGAGGAAGTGAGCGAGGGCGTCATCGACGGCAAGCACTCGATCGTGTTCGACGAGGCGGAGAACCGCCTGCACGCGCAGAAAGCGATCCTGGCCGCGCTCCTGTAG
- the argB gene encoding acetylglutamate kinase, whose translation MEQRFVMKCGGSTLAALPAAFFEDLRRLQESGVKPVIVHGGGPAISRTLEKLGIETEFVGGLRRTTEDVLDVVEMVLSGTINKEIVRRIQGAGARALGLSGVDGKLIQARPVSNAVEIGHVGEVTEVNAAVIEGVMAMGYIPVLAPVGIDDAGQRYNINADTAAGAVASQLGVERMIVVTDVPGILRTVDGEKRVLPRVTAAEIDEMIASGEIYGGMIPKVKAALACLHGNVREVAIVSGTEPDVLSRAVLEGGVGTVIEA comes from the coding sequence ATGGAACAGCGCTTTGTGATGAAATGCGGAGGCAGCACGCTCGCGGCGCTGCCTGCCGCCTTTTTCGAAGACCTGCGGCGGCTGCAGGAGAGCGGCGTCAAGCCGGTCATCGTGCACGGCGGCGGGCCGGCCATCTCCCGCACGCTGGAGAAGCTCGGCATCGAGACGGAGTTCGTCGGCGGCCTGCGCCGCACGACGGAGGACGTGCTCGACGTCGTCGAGATGGTGCTGTCGGGCACGATCAACAAGGAGATCGTGCGGCGGATCCAGGGAGCCGGAGCTCGGGCGCTCGGCCTCTCGGGCGTGGACGGCAAGCTCATCCAGGCGCGGCCGGTAAGCAATGCGGTGGAGATCGGGCATGTCGGCGAGGTGACGGAGGTGAACGCCGCCGTCATCGAGGGCGTCATGGCGATGGGCTACATCCCCGTCCTCGCCCCGGTCGGCATCGACGATGCGGGCCAGCGCTACAACATCAACGCCGACACGGCGGCCGGAGCGGTCGCCTCGCAGCTCGGCGTGGAGCGCATGATCGTCGTCACCGACGTGCCGGGCATCCTGCGGACGGTGGACGGCGAGAAGCGCGTGCTGCCGCGGGTGACGGCGGCCGAGATCGACGAGATGATCGCGAGCGGCGAGATCTACGGCGGCATGATCCCCAAGGTCAAGGCGGCGCTCGCCTGCCTGCACGGCAACGTGCGCGAGGTGGCGATCGTCAGCGGCACGGAGCCGGACGTGCTGAGCCGGGCCGTCCTCGAGGGCGGCGTCGGCACGGTCATCGAGGCTTGA